One Cynocephalus volans isolate mCynVol1 chromosome 7, mCynVol1.pri, whole genome shotgun sequence genomic region harbors:
- the MARVELD1 gene encoding MARVEL domain-containing protein 1: MLPPPPRQPPPQARAARGAVSLQRPFLRGPLGVLRLLQLLAGAAFWITIATSKYQGPVHFALFVSVLFWLTTLGLYFLTLLGKHELVPVLGSRWLVVNVAHDLLAAALYGAATGIMIDQTQRHSYCNLKDYPLPCAYHAFLAAAVCGGLCLGLYLLSALYGCCRRCQGKQEVA, translated from the coding sequence ATGCTCCCGCCgcctccgcgccagccgccgcccCAGGCGCGCGCGGCCCGCGGCGCGGTGAGCCTGCAGCGGCCCTTCCTGCGCGGCCCGCTGGGCGTGCTgcggctgctgcagctgctggccggcgCCGCCTTCTGGATCACCATCGCCACGAGCAAGTACCAGGGCCCCGTGCACTTCGCGCTCTTCGTGTCCGTGCTCTTCTGGCTGACGACGCTGGGCCTCTACTTCCTCACTCTGCTGGGCAAGCACGAGCTGGTGCCCGTGCTGGGCTCGCGCTGGCTCGTGGTCAACGTGGCGCACGACCTGCTGGCGGCCGCGCTCTACGGCGCCGCGACGGGCATCATGATCGACCAGACCCAGCGCCACAGCTACTGCAACCTCAAGGATTACCCGCTGCCCTGCGCCTACCACGCCTTCCTGGCGGCCGCCGTCTGCGGCGGCCTCTGCCTCGGCCTCTACCTGCTCTCGGCGCTCTACGGCTGCTGCCGTCGCTGCCAGGGCAAGCAGGAGGTGGCGTGA
- the ZFYVE27 gene encoding protrudin isoform X3, giving the protein MQTSEREGGGPEVSPSVMPEAPPESPPAPTKSPAFDLFNLVLSYKRLEIYLEPLMDAGDGVRYLLSLIQLEALLSRLCCTCEAVYRVLHWENPTVSSQFFGALLGTVCMLYLLPLCWVLALLNSTLFLGNVDFFRVVSEYRVSLQRRMNPKQEACAFESLPPSDAGGKGALLDSTPAPTPTESLSSQDLTPGSVEEAEEAEPDEEFKDAIEEDDEGAPCPAEDELALQDNGFLSKNEVLRSKVSRLTERLRKRYPTNNFGNCTGCSATFSVLKKRRSCSNCGNSFCSRCCSFKVPKSSMGATAPEAQRETVFVCASCNQTLSK; this is encoded by the exons ATGCAGACATCAGAGCGTGAGGGAGGTGGGCCAGAAGTGAGCCCCAGCGTGATGCCTGAGGCTCCCCCAGAGTCTCCACCTGCCCCTACCAAGTCTCCAGCGTTTGATCTTTTCAACTTGGTTCTCTCCTACAAGAGGCTGGAGATCTACCTGGAACCCCTGATGGATGCAGGTGACGGTGTTCGATACTTGCTCAG CCTGATCCAGCTGGAGGCCTTGTTGAGCCGCCTGTGCTGTACCTGTGAAGCTGTCTACCGCGTGCTGCATTGGGAGAACCCCACCGTGTCCTCACA GTTCTTTGGGGCTCTTCTGGGCACTGTGTGCATGCTGTATCTGCTGCCGCTCTGCTGGGTCCTTGCCCTTTTAAACAGCACACTCTTTCTGGGGAATGTGGACTTTTTCCGAG TGGTATCTGAGTATAGGGTGTCTCTGCAGCGGCGTATGAACCCCAAGCAGGAAGCGTGTGCCTTCGAGAGTCTGCCACCGTCGGATGCTGGGGGGAAGGGTGCACTGCTGGACAGTACGCCTGCCCCCACACCCACGGAG AGTCTCTCTTCTCAGGACCTCACGCCAGGCAGCGTGGAGGAGGCAGAAGAGGCTGAACCAGATGAGGAGTTCAAAGATGCCATTGAG GAGGATGATGAGGGTGCCCCGTGCCCGGCAGAGGATGAGCTGGCCCTGCAGGACAACGGGTTCCTGAGCAAGAATGAGGTACTGCGCAGCAAGGTGTCCCGGCTCACAGAGCGGCTCCGGAAGCGCTACCCTACCAACAACTTTG GGAACTGTACAGGCTGCTCTGCCACCTTCTCAGTGCTGAAGAAGAGG CGGAGCTGCAGTAACTGTGGAAACAGCTTCTGCTCTCGGTGTTGCTCCTTCAAGGTGCCCAAGTCCTCCATGGGGGCCACAG
- the ZFYVE27 gene encoding protrudin isoform X4, with product MQTSEREGGGPEVSPSVMPEAPPESPPAPTKSPAFDLFNLVLSYKRLEIYLEPLMDAGDGVRYLLSLIQLEALLSRLCCTCEAVYRVLHWENPTVSSQFFGALLGTVCMLYLLPLCWVLALLNSTLFLGNVDFFRVVSEYRVSLQRRMNPKQEACAFESLPPSDAGGKGALLDSTPAPTPTEDLTPGSVEEAEEAEPDEEFKDAIEEDDEGAPCPAEDELALQDNGFLSKNEVLRSKVSRLTERLRKRYPTNNFGNCTGCSATFSVLKKRRSCSNCGNSFCSRCCSFKVPKSSMGATAPEAQRETVFVCASCNQTLSK from the exons ATGCAGACATCAGAGCGTGAGGGAGGTGGGCCAGAAGTGAGCCCCAGCGTGATGCCTGAGGCTCCCCCAGAGTCTCCACCTGCCCCTACCAAGTCTCCAGCGTTTGATCTTTTCAACTTGGTTCTCTCCTACAAGAGGCTGGAGATCTACCTGGAACCCCTGATGGATGCAGGTGACGGTGTTCGATACTTGCTCAG CCTGATCCAGCTGGAGGCCTTGTTGAGCCGCCTGTGCTGTACCTGTGAAGCTGTCTACCGCGTGCTGCATTGGGAGAACCCCACCGTGTCCTCACA GTTCTTTGGGGCTCTTCTGGGCACTGTGTGCATGCTGTATCTGCTGCCGCTCTGCTGGGTCCTTGCCCTTTTAAACAGCACACTCTTTCTGGGGAATGTGGACTTTTTCCGAG TGGTATCTGAGTATAGGGTGTCTCTGCAGCGGCGTATGAACCCCAAGCAGGAAGCGTGTGCCTTCGAGAGTCTGCCACCGTCGGATGCTGGGGGGAAGGGTGCACTGCTGGACAGTACGCCTGCCCCCACACCCACGGAG GACCTCACGCCAGGCAGCGTGGAGGAGGCAGAAGAGGCTGAACCAGATGAGGAGTTCAAAGATGCCATTGAG GAGGATGATGAGGGTGCCCCGTGCCCGGCAGAGGATGAGCTGGCCCTGCAGGACAACGGGTTCCTGAGCAAGAATGAGGTACTGCGCAGCAAGGTGTCCCGGCTCACAGAGCGGCTCCGGAAGCGCTACCCTACCAACAACTTTG GGAACTGTACAGGCTGCTCTGCCACCTTCTCAGTGCTGAAGAAGAGG CGGAGCTGCAGTAACTGTGGAAACAGCTTCTGCTCTCGGTGTTGCTCCTTCAAGGTGCCCAAGTCCTCCATGGGGGCCACAG
- the ZFYVE27 gene encoding protrudin isoform X1: MQTSEREGGGPEVSPSVMPEAPPESPPAPTKSPAFDLFNLVLSYKRLEIYLEPLMDAGDGVRYLLRWQTPMCSLLTCLGLNILFLTLNEGAWYSVGALMISVPALLGYLQEVCRARLPESELMRRKYHSVRQEDLQRVRLSRPEAVAEVKSFLIQLEALLSRLCCTCEAVYRVLHWENPTVSSQFFGALLGTVCMLYLLPLCWVLALLNSTLFLGNVDFFRVVSEYRVSLQRRMNPKQEACAFESLPPSDAGGKGALLDSTPAPTPTESLSSQDLTPGSVEEAEEAEPDEEFKDAIEEDDEGAPCPAEDELALQDNGFLSKNEVLRSKVSRLTERLRKRYPTNNFGNCTGCSATFSVLKKRRSCSNCGNSFCSRCCSFKVPKSSMGATAPEAQRETVFVCASCNQTLSK, encoded by the exons ATGCAGACATCAGAGCGTGAGGGAGGTGGGCCAGAAGTGAGCCCCAGCGTGATGCCTGAGGCTCCCCCAGAGTCTCCACCTGCCCCTACCAAGTCTCCAGCGTTTGATCTTTTCAACTTGGTTCTCTCCTACAAGAGGCTGGAGATCTACCTGGAACCCCTGATGGATGCAGGTGACGGTGTTCGATACTTGCTCAG GTGGCAGACGCCTATGTGTTCCTTGCTGACCTGCCTGGGCCTCAACATCTTGTTCCTCACTTTGAATGAGG GTGCATGGTACTCGGTAGGTGCCCTGATGATTTCAGTGCCCGCCCTGCTGGGCTACCTTCAGGAGGTTTGCCGGGCTCGGCTGCCAGAGTCTGAGTTGATGCGGAGGAAGTATCACAGCGTGAGGCAGGAGGACCTACAGAGAGTTCGCCTGTCTCGCCCTGAGGCCGTGGCTGAGGTGAAGAGCTT CCTGATCCAGCTGGAGGCCTTGTTGAGCCGCCTGTGCTGTACCTGTGAAGCTGTCTACCGCGTGCTGCATTGGGAGAACCCCACCGTGTCCTCACA GTTCTTTGGGGCTCTTCTGGGCACTGTGTGCATGCTGTATCTGCTGCCGCTCTGCTGGGTCCTTGCCCTTTTAAACAGCACACTCTTTCTGGGGAATGTGGACTTTTTCCGAG TGGTATCTGAGTATAGGGTGTCTCTGCAGCGGCGTATGAACCCCAAGCAGGAAGCGTGTGCCTTCGAGAGTCTGCCACCGTCGGATGCTGGGGGGAAGGGTGCACTGCTGGACAGTACGCCTGCCCCCACACCCACGGAG AGTCTCTCTTCTCAGGACCTCACGCCAGGCAGCGTGGAGGAGGCAGAAGAGGCTGAACCAGATGAGGAGTTCAAAGATGCCATTGAG GAGGATGATGAGGGTGCCCCGTGCCCGGCAGAGGATGAGCTGGCCCTGCAGGACAACGGGTTCCTGAGCAAGAATGAGGTACTGCGCAGCAAGGTGTCCCGGCTCACAGAGCGGCTCCGGAAGCGCTACCCTACCAACAACTTTG GGAACTGTACAGGCTGCTCTGCCACCTTCTCAGTGCTGAAGAAGAGG CGGAGCTGCAGTAACTGTGGAAACAGCTTCTGCTCTCGGTGTTGCTCCTTCAAGGTGCCCAAGTCCTCCATGGGGGCCACAG
- the ZFYVE27 gene encoding protrudin isoform X2, with the protein MQTSEREGGGPEVSPSVMPEAPPESPPAPTKSPAFDLFNLVLSYKRLEIYLEPLMDAGDGVRYLLRWQTPMCSLLTCLGLNILFLTLNEGAWYSVGALMISVPALLGYLQEVCRARLPESELMRRKYHSVRQEDLQRVRLSRPEAVAEVKSFLIQLEALLSRLCCTCEAVYRVLHWENPTVSSQFFGALLGTVCMLYLLPLCWVLALLNSTLFLGNVDFFRVVSEYRVSLQRRMNPKQEACAFESLPPSDAGGKGALLDSTPAPTPTEDLTPGSVEEAEEAEPDEEFKDAIEEDDEGAPCPAEDELALQDNGFLSKNEVLRSKVSRLTERLRKRYPTNNFGNCTGCSATFSVLKKRRSCSNCGNSFCSRCCSFKVPKSSMGATAPEAQRETVFVCASCNQTLSK; encoded by the exons ATGCAGACATCAGAGCGTGAGGGAGGTGGGCCAGAAGTGAGCCCCAGCGTGATGCCTGAGGCTCCCCCAGAGTCTCCACCTGCCCCTACCAAGTCTCCAGCGTTTGATCTTTTCAACTTGGTTCTCTCCTACAAGAGGCTGGAGATCTACCTGGAACCCCTGATGGATGCAGGTGACGGTGTTCGATACTTGCTCAG GTGGCAGACGCCTATGTGTTCCTTGCTGACCTGCCTGGGCCTCAACATCTTGTTCCTCACTTTGAATGAGG GTGCATGGTACTCGGTAGGTGCCCTGATGATTTCAGTGCCCGCCCTGCTGGGCTACCTTCAGGAGGTTTGCCGGGCTCGGCTGCCAGAGTCTGAGTTGATGCGGAGGAAGTATCACAGCGTGAGGCAGGAGGACCTACAGAGAGTTCGCCTGTCTCGCCCTGAGGCCGTGGCTGAGGTGAAGAGCTT CCTGATCCAGCTGGAGGCCTTGTTGAGCCGCCTGTGCTGTACCTGTGAAGCTGTCTACCGCGTGCTGCATTGGGAGAACCCCACCGTGTCCTCACA GTTCTTTGGGGCTCTTCTGGGCACTGTGTGCATGCTGTATCTGCTGCCGCTCTGCTGGGTCCTTGCCCTTTTAAACAGCACACTCTTTCTGGGGAATGTGGACTTTTTCCGAG TGGTATCTGAGTATAGGGTGTCTCTGCAGCGGCGTATGAACCCCAAGCAGGAAGCGTGTGCCTTCGAGAGTCTGCCACCGTCGGATGCTGGGGGGAAGGGTGCACTGCTGGACAGTACGCCTGCCCCCACACCCACGGAG GACCTCACGCCAGGCAGCGTGGAGGAGGCAGAAGAGGCTGAACCAGATGAGGAGTTCAAAGATGCCATTGAG GAGGATGATGAGGGTGCCCCGTGCCCGGCAGAGGATGAGCTGGCCCTGCAGGACAACGGGTTCCTGAGCAAGAATGAGGTACTGCGCAGCAAGGTGTCCCGGCTCACAGAGCGGCTCCGGAAGCGCTACCCTACCAACAACTTTG GGAACTGTACAGGCTGCTCTGCCACCTTCTCAGTGCTGAAGAAGAGG CGGAGCTGCAGTAACTGTGGAAACAGCTTCTGCTCTCGGTGTTGCTCCTTCAAGGTGCCCAAGTCCTCCATGGGGGCCACAG